In Vidua chalybeata isolate OUT-0048 chromosome 5, bVidCha1 merged haplotype, whole genome shotgun sequence, one genomic interval encodes:
- the LOC128788344 gene encoding protein mono-ADP-ribosyltransferase PARP12-like isoform X1, whose translation MALAVQALRVLCASGGCLEQGELRRRLPSRPSAEQLAAVLRDAQRFTLVRRPGRAAAAAEAEVAVVVATSPVRLCPEHVAGCPGQCGQLHICKYHLKGFCRNQLASSRKGCRFVHSFHSDHNLRILKQYGLENLSHDELCQLLLQNDASLLPEVCMHYNKGDGLHGSCSFKTSCTKLHVCQYFLRGQCRFGSSCKRSHDLLNPECFEKLERQGMSSDIIKKLPSTYRNMYDIKNGNRNMHDIEDAKSSPCKDGKPSTRRDSSASKEDDSEQICLHHLYRSCGFKEKCIRNHFHLPYRWQYSEGNTWKDFINMEEIEDAYCDPKNIRFDCAFTEGLFVPFSICFRDMCCEFQKVRRLSTASSVTKPPHFILTTEWIWYWKDEYGMWQEYGKQDDLHAAATVSSDDLEKAYLYESSPKMTFKAGRHEYEINFVSMMQKNLRYKTERKICRRPKFVSQAEVEKIKDRGVKHTEGFKNIPAHWDKSALPELGFKLIELDCSSEEYKKVKVDFQRTMPKAAIKKICRVQNPSLWELYQWQKDLMQKSNGGKAADERFLFHGTSKKDIDAICQQNFDWRICGLHGTVYGKGSYFARDASYSDNYCGADSNTKTMFLARVLVGEFTLGSSHYVRPPMKDSQRFYDSCVNNSSNPSIFVIFEKQQIYPEYLIEYQASARLL comes from the exons ATGGCGCTGGCGGTCCAGGCGCTGCGGGTTCTGTGCGCCAGCGGcggctgcctggagcagggcGAGCTCCGGAGGCGGCTGCCGAGCCGGCCCTCGGCCGAGCAGCTGGCGGCCGTGCTGCGGGACGCGCAGCGCTTCACGCTGGTGCGGCGGCCCGGCCGGGCGGCGGCAGCAGCTGAGGCCGAGGTGGCCGTGGTGGTGGCCACCAGCCCCGTGCGGCTGTGCCCGGAGCACGTCGCGGGCTGCCCGGGGCAGTGCGGGCAGCTGCACATCTGCAAGTACCACCTGAAGGGCTTCTGCCGCAACCAGCTGGCCAG TTCTAGGAAGGGATGCAGGTTTGTTCACAGCTTCCACTCAGACCACAATCTCCGTATTCTAAAGCAATATGGACTTGAGAATTTAAGCCACGATGAACTTTGCCAGCTTCTGCTTCAAAATGACGCTTCCCTCTTACCAGAG GTCTGCATGCATTATAACAAAGGTGATGGACTTCATGGATCTTGTTCCTTTAAAACATCCTGCACCAAACTTCATGTTTGCCAGTACTTTTTGCGGGGTCAGTGCAgatttggcagcagctgcaaacGGTCACATGACTTATTAAATCCAGAATGTTTTGAGAAACTGGAGAGACAGGGGATGAGCTCAGACATTATTAAGAAACTACCTTCGACTTATAGAAACATGTATGACATAAAAAATGGCAACAGAAACATGCATGACATAGAAGATGCCAAATCTTCACCATGCAAAG ATGGAAAACCCAGCACTAGACGGGATTCCTCAGCTTCAAAGGAGGATGATTCAGAACAGATATGTTTACATCATCTGTACAGAAGTTGTGGCTTTAAAG aaAAGTGTATCAGAAACCATTTTCACTTGCCGTATAGATGGCAGTATTCTGAGGGTAATACCTGGAAGGACTTCATAAATATGGAAGAAATAGAAGATGCATATTGTGACCCAAAAAACATCAG atttgaCTGTGCTTTTACTGAAGGGCTCTTTGTCCCATTCAGTATCTGTTTTCGTGACATGTGCTGTGAGTTCCAAAAAGTCAGACGTCTTTCTACAGCTTCCTCTGTGACCAAACCCCCTCACTTCATTCTTACAACAGAATGGATCTGGTATTGGAAAGATGAATATGGCATGTGGCAGGAGTATGGAAAACAA GATGATCTTCATGCAGCTGCTACTGTCTCCAGTGATGACCTGGAGAAAGCTTACTTGTATGAAAGTTCTCCAAAGATGACCTTCAAAGCTGGAAGACatgaatatgaaataaattttgtgt ccatgATGCAGAAAAACCTTCGCTACAAAACAGAGAGGAAGATTTGCAGAAGACCTAAATTTGTCTCTCAGGCAGAGGTGGAAAAGATAAAAGACAG GGGCGTTAAACATACAGAAGGGTTTAAGAACATTCCAGCTCACTGGGACAAATCTGCTCTGCCTGAACTGGGATTCAAG CTGATTGAGCTTGACTGTTCTTCTGAAGAATACAAGAAAGTCAAAGTGGACTTCCAGCGCACAATGCCCAAAGCAGCTATCAAAAAGATTTGTAGAGTTCAGAACCCGTCCCTCTGGGAACTGTATCAGTG GCAGAAGGACCTAATGCAGAAGAGCAATGGTGGAAAGGCTGCAGATGAGCGATTTTTATTTCATGGGACCAGTAAAAAAGACATTGATGCCATCTGTCAACAAAACTTTGACTGGAGAATCTGCGGCCTTCATGGGACAGTCTATGGCAAAG GAAGCTATTTTGCAAGAGATGCATCTTATTCTGACAACTACTGTGGGGCAGATTCAAACACCAAGACCATGTTTCTGGCACGAGTGCTGGTGGGGGAGTTCACTCTTGGTAGTTCTCATTATGTTCGGCCTCCCATGAAGGACAGCCAAAGATTCTATGACAGTTGTGTGAATAACTCTTCAAACCCTTCTATCTTTGTCATCTTTGAGAAGCAGCAGATTTATCCAGAGTATCTCATAGAATACCAGGCATCAGCAAGACTTCTATAG
- the LOC128788344 gene encoding protein mono-ADP-ribosyltransferase PARP12-like isoform X2, which yields MALAVQALRVLCASGGCLEQGELRRRLPSRPSAEQLAAVLRDAQRFTLVRRPGRAAAAAEAEVAVVVATSPVRLCPEHVAGCPGQCGQLHICKYHLKGFCRNQLASSRKGCRFVHSFHSDHNLRILKQYGLENLSHDELCQLLLQNDASLLPEVCMHYNKGDGLHGSCSFKTSCTKLHVCQYFLRGQCRFGSSCKRSHDLLNPECFEKLERQGMSSDIIKKLPSTYRNMYDIKNGNRNMHDIEDAKSSPCKDGKPSTRRDSSASKEDDSEQICLHHLYRSCGFKEKCIRNHFHLPYRWQYSEGNTWKDFINMEEIEDAYCDPKNIRFDCAFTEGLFVPFSICFRDMCCEFQKVRRLSTASSVTKPPHFILTTEWIWYWKDEYGMWQEYGKQDDLHAAATVSSDDLEKAYLYESSPKMTFKAGRHEYEINFVSMMQKNLRYKTERKICRRPKFVSQAEVEKIKDRGVKHTEGFKNIPAHWDKSALPELGFKLIELDCSSEEYKKVKVDFQRTMPKAAIKKICRVQNPSLWELYQWQKDLMQKSNGGKAADERFLFHGTSKKDIDAICQQNFDWRICGLHGTVYGKGNYQHIKWNS from the exons ATGGCGCTGGCGGTCCAGGCGCTGCGGGTTCTGTGCGCCAGCGGcggctgcctggagcagggcGAGCTCCGGAGGCGGCTGCCGAGCCGGCCCTCGGCCGAGCAGCTGGCGGCCGTGCTGCGGGACGCGCAGCGCTTCACGCTGGTGCGGCGGCCCGGCCGGGCGGCGGCAGCAGCTGAGGCCGAGGTGGCCGTGGTGGTGGCCACCAGCCCCGTGCGGCTGTGCCCGGAGCACGTCGCGGGCTGCCCGGGGCAGTGCGGGCAGCTGCACATCTGCAAGTACCACCTGAAGGGCTTCTGCCGCAACCAGCTGGCCAG TTCTAGGAAGGGATGCAGGTTTGTTCACAGCTTCCACTCAGACCACAATCTCCGTATTCTAAAGCAATATGGACTTGAGAATTTAAGCCACGATGAACTTTGCCAGCTTCTGCTTCAAAATGACGCTTCCCTCTTACCAGAG GTCTGCATGCATTATAACAAAGGTGATGGACTTCATGGATCTTGTTCCTTTAAAACATCCTGCACCAAACTTCATGTTTGCCAGTACTTTTTGCGGGGTCAGTGCAgatttggcagcagctgcaaacGGTCACATGACTTATTAAATCCAGAATGTTTTGAGAAACTGGAGAGACAGGGGATGAGCTCAGACATTATTAAGAAACTACCTTCGACTTATAGAAACATGTATGACATAAAAAATGGCAACAGAAACATGCATGACATAGAAGATGCCAAATCTTCACCATGCAAAG ATGGAAAACCCAGCACTAGACGGGATTCCTCAGCTTCAAAGGAGGATGATTCAGAACAGATATGTTTACATCATCTGTACAGAAGTTGTGGCTTTAAAG aaAAGTGTATCAGAAACCATTTTCACTTGCCGTATAGATGGCAGTATTCTGAGGGTAATACCTGGAAGGACTTCATAAATATGGAAGAAATAGAAGATGCATATTGTGACCCAAAAAACATCAG atttgaCTGTGCTTTTACTGAAGGGCTCTTTGTCCCATTCAGTATCTGTTTTCGTGACATGTGCTGTGAGTTCCAAAAAGTCAGACGTCTTTCTACAGCTTCCTCTGTGACCAAACCCCCTCACTTCATTCTTACAACAGAATGGATCTGGTATTGGAAAGATGAATATGGCATGTGGCAGGAGTATGGAAAACAA GATGATCTTCATGCAGCTGCTACTGTCTCCAGTGATGACCTGGAGAAAGCTTACTTGTATGAAAGTTCTCCAAAGATGACCTTCAAAGCTGGAAGACatgaatatgaaataaattttgtgt ccatgATGCAGAAAAACCTTCGCTACAAAACAGAGAGGAAGATTTGCAGAAGACCTAAATTTGTCTCTCAGGCAGAGGTGGAAAAGATAAAAGACAG GGGCGTTAAACATACAGAAGGGTTTAAGAACATTCCAGCTCACTGGGACAAATCTGCTCTGCCTGAACTGGGATTCAAG CTGATTGAGCTTGACTGTTCTTCTGAAGAATACAAGAAAGTCAAAGTGGACTTCCAGCGCACAATGCCCAAAGCAGCTATCAAAAAGATTTGTAGAGTTCAGAACCCGTCCCTCTGGGAACTGTATCAGTG GCAGAAGGACCTAATGCAGAAGAGCAATGGTGGAAAGGCTGCAGATGAGCGATTTTTATTTCATGGGACCAGTAAAAAAGACATTGATGCCATCTGTCAACAAAACTTTGACTGGAGAATCTGCGGCCTTCATGGGACAGTCTATGGCAAAG GAAATTACCAGCACATCAAATGGAATAGCTGA
- the SPIC gene encoding transcription factor Spi-C gives MFLQSFPDHDVLGQAFEDALEVLQQHSDREMQCSPGYKNCLTVINHHHHHLRASPSYCPAPSVEEQGYSWRNVINSTADFYTDETVYHTLQNTPESQVMHAAAGQPKAGKGRKKLRLFEYLYETLYDPAMANCIQWVDKPNGVFQFVSKNKEKLAELWGERKGNRKIMTYQKMARALRNYGRTGEIIKIRRKLTYQFSAVVLKRLAPSYFLGKETIYHPYIQSNQEYQCADDWTSYNNYMYNNGYALQHANS, from the exons ATGTTCTTGCAGAGCTTTCCTGACCATGACGTGCTGGGCCAGGCTTTTGAAGATGCTCTagaagtgctgcagcagcactctgACAGAGAAATGCAGTGTTCACCAG GTTATAAAAACTGTCTGACTGTGataaaccaccaccaccaccacctccgAGCAAGTCCCAGTTACTGTCCAGCACCATCTGTGGAGGAGCAAGGGTATAGCTGGAGAAACGTGATT AACAGTACAGCGGATTTTTATACAGATGAGACTGTCTACCATACGCTGCAGAATACTCCAGAAAGTCAAGTGAtgcatgctgctgctggccagccaAAAGCAGGGAAAG GTAGAAAAAAGCTTCGACTATTTGAATACCTCTATGAGACTCTCTATGATCCAGCTATGGCAAACTGCATCCAATGGGTGGATAAGCCAAATGGTGTCTTCCAGTTTGTCTCCAAAAACAAGGAGAAACTTGCAGAACTgtggggagaaagaaagggaaaccGCAAGATCATGACTTACCAGAAAATGGCCAGAGCACTGAGGAATTATGGAAGAACAGGGGAAATCATTAAGATCCGTAGGAAGCTGACATACCAGTTCAGTGCTGTTGTTTTAAAGAGACTTGCTCCATCTTattttttggggaaagaaaCAATTTATCATCCCTACATTCAGTCTAATCAAGAATATCAGTGTGCAGATGACTGGACCAGTTACAATAATTACATGTACAACAATGGTTATGCATTACAGCATGCTAACAGCTAG